In Rhipicephalus microplus isolate Deutch F79 chromosome 9, USDA_Rmic, whole genome shotgun sequence, one genomic interval encodes:
- the Drp1 gene encoding dynamin related protein 1 isoform X1, with amino-acid sequence MEALIPVINKLQDVFNTIGADALQLPQIVVVGAQSSGKSSVLESLVGRDFLPRGSGIVTRRPLVLQLVYVSKDDVQHRSADEGTLQLEEWAKFLHTKNKIYTDFDTVREEIEAETDRMSGTNKGICPEPISLKIFSSRVVNLALVDLPGLTKVPVGDQPDDIEQQVRTLILHYISNPNSLILAVTAANTDFATSEALKLAREVDPDGRRTLAVITKLDLMDAGTDAMDVLCGRVIPVKLGIIGVVNRSQQDIKDRKPIADALRDEALFLQRKYPALAARNGTEYLAKTLNRLLMHHIRDCLPELKTRVNVMISQFQSLLSSYGEAVQDQGQTLLQIITKFASSYCATIEGTARNIETTELCGGARICYIFHETFGRTLDSIHPLGGLSTLDILTAIRNATWRLWQGPRPALFVPEVSFELLVKRQIRRLEEPSLRCVELVHEEMQRIIQHCGTEVQQEMLRFPKLHECIVEVVTQLLRRRLPAANSMVENLVAIELAYINTKHPDFHDVASALTKATRTHEAAIAAQDGLPESRRGAAGDVAASVPVVSSSSSTSVGEPSNPATPVKKPVNLLPEEPPAGPRKLSAREQRDCEVIERLIRSYFLIVRKNIQDSVPKAIMHFLVNYVKDNLQSELVTHLYKHDCFNQLLAESEHVAVRRREAAQMVKALHKASQIIGEIRETHMW; translated from the exons ATGGAAGCCCTGATTCCTGTCATCAACAAGCTCCAAGATGTATTCAACACCATCGGTGCCGACGCACTTCAGCTACCTCAAATCGTGGTCGTGGGCGCCCAG AGTTCGGGCAAGAGCTCCGTCTTGGAAAGCCTGGTGGGCAGGGACTTCCTGCCGCGTGGTTCGGGCATCGTGACCCGTCGACCTCTGGTGCTTCAGTTGGTTTACGTCTCCAAGGACGACGTCCAGCACCGCTCCGCCGATGAAGGCACGTTGCAACTCGAAGAGTGGGCCAAGTTCTTGCACACGAAGAACAAAATCTACACGGACTTTGACACTGTCAGGGAGGAGATCGAAGCGGAGACCGACCGCATGAGCGGGACCAACAAG GGTATCTGCCCCGAGCCCATCAGCCTGAAGATATTCTCCAGTCGTGTGGTGAACCTAGCACTTGTGGACTTACCGGGACTGACCAAAGTGCCTGTGGGAGACCAACCCGATGACATTGAGCAACAGGTTCGCACTCTCATCCTGCACTACATCAGTAACCCGAACTCGCTCATCCTGGCTGTCACGGCTGCCAATACAGACTTTGCCACCTCTGAGGCACTCAAGCTGGCACGCGAAGTGGACCCAGATG GCCGCCGGACACTGGCAGTGATTACCAAACTAGATCTGATGGATGCGGGTACAGATGCAATGGATGTGCTGTGCGGCCGGGTGATTCCTGTGAAGTTAGGCATAATAGGTGTGGTGAACCGGTCGCAGCAAGACATCAAGGACCGCAAGCCAATTGCGGATGCGTTGCGTGACGAGGCACTGTTCCTTCAGCGCAAGTATCCTGCCCTGGCAGCACGCAATGGCACCGAGTACTTGGCCAAGACACTTAACCGTCTGCTTATGCACCATATTCGCGACTGCCTGCCAGAGCTGAAGACTCGCGTCAATGTCATGATTTCCCAGTTTCAGTCCCTGCTAAGCTCGTATGGTGAAGCCGTCCAAGATCAG GGCCAGACACTTCTTCAAATCATCACCAAGTTTGCATCATCCTACTGTGCTACCATTGAAGGCACTGCACGGAATATTGAGACCACCGAGCTGTGTGGGGGTGCTCGTATCTGCTATATTTTCCATGAGACCTTTGGCCGCACCTTGGATTCCATCCACCCCTTGGGGGGCCTCAGCACTCTCGACATTCTCACTGCCATTCGCAATGCAACG TGGCGTCTGTGGCAGGGTCCGCGGCCAGCCCTGTTTGTGCCGGAGGTGTCCTTTGAGCTGTTGGTCAAAAGGCAGATCCGGCGCCTGGAGGAGCCAAGCCTGCGCTGCGTGGAGTTGGTGCACGAGGAGATGCAGCGCATCATACAGCACTGTGGCACCGAGGTTCAGCAGGAGATGCTGCGCTTCCCCAAGTTGCATGAGTGCATCGTCGAGGTGGTCACCCAGCTGCTTAGGCGACGCCTGCCGGCCGCCAACTCTATGGTTGAAAACTTGGTTGCCATTGAGCTTGCCTACATCAACACCAAACACCCCGACTTCCACGATGTGGCCAGCGCTCTGACCAAAGCAACGCGCACTCATGAAGCAGCCATTGCCGCCCAAGATGGGCTTCCAGAG AGTCGTCGTGGGGCAGCAGGTGACGTTGCAGCCTCTGTGCCAGTTGTCAGTAGCAGCAGTAGCACTAGTGTGGGGGAACCAAGCAACCCAGCGACACCCGTCAAGAAACCAGTCAATCTTTTGCCTGAGGAG CCACCCGCAGGACCTCGAAAGCTGTCGGCACGTGAGCAGCGGGACTGCGAAGTGATCG AACGGCTGATTCGATCGTACTTCCTGATTGTGCGCAAGAACATCCAGGACTCTGTTCCCAAAGCGATCATGCATTTCTTGGTCAACTACGTCAAAGATAACTTGCAGAGCGAGCTGGTGACACACCTGTACAAACACGACTGCTTCAACCAACTGCTGGCCGAGTCTGAGCACGTTGCAGTGAGACGGCGTGAGGCAGCACAGATGGTCAAG GCATTGCATAAAGCGAGCCAAATAATTGGTGAAATAAGGGAGACCCACATGTGGTGA
- the Drp1 gene encoding dynamin related protein 1 isoform X2, with protein MEALIPVINKLQDVFNTIGADALQLPQIVVVGAQSSGKSSVLESLVGRDFLPRGSGIVTRRPLVLQLVYVSKDDVQHRSADEGTLQLEEWAKFLHTKNKIYTDFDTVREEIEAETDRMSGTNKGICPEPISLKIFSSRVVNLALVDLPGLTKVPVGDQPDDIEQQVRTLILHYISNPNSLILAVTAANTDFATSEALKLAREVDPDGRRTLAVITKLDLMDAGTDAMDVLCGRVIPVKLGIIGVVNRSQQDIKDRKPIADALRDEALFLQRKYPALAARNGTEYLAKTLNRLLMHHIRDCLPELKTRVNVMISQFQSLLSSYGEAVQDQGQTLLQIITKFASSYCATIEGTARNIETTELCGGARICYIFHETFGRTLDSIHPLGGLSTLDILTAIRNATGPRPALFVPEVSFELLVKRQIRRLEEPSLRCVELVHEEMQRIIQHCGTEVQQEMLRFPKLHECIVEVVTQLLRRRLPAANSMVENLVAIELAYINTKHPDFHDVASALTKATRTHEAAIAAQDGLPESRRGAAGDVAASVPVVSSSSSTSVGEPSNPATPVKKPVNLLPEEPPAGPRKLSAREQRDCEVIERLIRSYFLIVRKNIQDSVPKAIMHFLVNYVKDNLQSELVTHLYKHDCFNQLLAESEHVAVRRREAAQMVKALHKASQIIGEIRETHMW; from the exons ATGGAAGCCCTGATTCCTGTCATCAACAAGCTCCAAGATGTATTCAACACCATCGGTGCCGACGCACTTCAGCTACCTCAAATCGTGGTCGTGGGCGCCCAG AGTTCGGGCAAGAGCTCCGTCTTGGAAAGCCTGGTGGGCAGGGACTTCCTGCCGCGTGGTTCGGGCATCGTGACCCGTCGACCTCTGGTGCTTCAGTTGGTTTACGTCTCCAAGGACGACGTCCAGCACCGCTCCGCCGATGAAGGCACGTTGCAACTCGAAGAGTGGGCCAAGTTCTTGCACACGAAGAACAAAATCTACACGGACTTTGACACTGTCAGGGAGGAGATCGAAGCGGAGACCGACCGCATGAGCGGGACCAACAAG GGTATCTGCCCCGAGCCCATCAGCCTGAAGATATTCTCCAGTCGTGTGGTGAACCTAGCACTTGTGGACTTACCGGGACTGACCAAAGTGCCTGTGGGAGACCAACCCGATGACATTGAGCAACAGGTTCGCACTCTCATCCTGCACTACATCAGTAACCCGAACTCGCTCATCCTGGCTGTCACGGCTGCCAATACAGACTTTGCCACCTCTGAGGCACTCAAGCTGGCACGCGAAGTGGACCCAGATG GCCGCCGGACACTGGCAGTGATTACCAAACTAGATCTGATGGATGCGGGTACAGATGCAATGGATGTGCTGTGCGGCCGGGTGATTCCTGTGAAGTTAGGCATAATAGGTGTGGTGAACCGGTCGCAGCAAGACATCAAGGACCGCAAGCCAATTGCGGATGCGTTGCGTGACGAGGCACTGTTCCTTCAGCGCAAGTATCCTGCCCTGGCAGCACGCAATGGCACCGAGTACTTGGCCAAGACACTTAACCGTCTGCTTATGCACCATATTCGCGACTGCCTGCCAGAGCTGAAGACTCGCGTCAATGTCATGATTTCCCAGTTTCAGTCCCTGCTAAGCTCGTATGGTGAAGCCGTCCAAGATCAG GGCCAGACACTTCTTCAAATCATCACCAAGTTTGCATCATCCTACTGTGCTACCATTGAAGGCACTGCACGGAATATTGAGACCACCGAGCTGTGTGGGGGTGCTCGTATCTGCTATATTTTCCATGAGACCTTTGGCCGCACCTTGGATTCCATCCACCCCTTGGGGGGCCTCAGCACTCTCGACATTCTCACTGCCATTCGCAATGCAACG GGTCCGCGGCCAGCCCTGTTTGTGCCGGAGGTGTCCTTTGAGCTGTTGGTCAAAAGGCAGATCCGGCGCCTGGAGGAGCCAAGCCTGCGCTGCGTGGAGTTGGTGCACGAGGAGATGCAGCGCATCATACAGCACTGTGGCACCGAGGTTCAGCAGGAGATGCTGCGCTTCCCCAAGTTGCATGAGTGCATCGTCGAGGTGGTCACCCAGCTGCTTAGGCGACGCCTGCCGGCCGCCAACTCTATGGTTGAAAACTTGGTTGCCATTGAGCTTGCCTACATCAACACCAAACACCCCGACTTCCACGATGTGGCCAGCGCTCTGACCAAAGCAACGCGCACTCATGAAGCAGCCATTGCCGCCCAAGATGGGCTTCCAGAG AGTCGTCGTGGGGCAGCAGGTGACGTTGCAGCCTCTGTGCCAGTTGTCAGTAGCAGCAGTAGCACTAGTGTGGGGGAACCAAGCAACCCAGCGACACCCGTCAAGAAACCAGTCAATCTTTTGCCTGAGGAG CCACCCGCAGGACCTCGAAAGCTGTCGGCACGTGAGCAGCGGGACTGCGAAGTGATCG AACGGCTGATTCGATCGTACTTCCTGATTGTGCGCAAGAACATCCAGGACTCTGTTCCCAAAGCGATCATGCATTTCTTGGTCAACTACGTCAAAGATAACTTGCAGAGCGAGCTGGTGACACACCTGTACAAACACGACTGCTTCAACCAACTGCTGGCCGAGTCTGAGCACGTTGCAGTGAGACGGCGTGAGGCAGCACAGATGGTCAAG GCATTGCATAAAGCGAGCCAAATAATTGGTGAAATAAGGGAGACCCACATGTGGTGA
- the LOC119165585 gene encoding lysosomal alpha-mannosidase-like has product MQHSELRVALPPGGHLMTLEGTEDNRTLVRIENIHQDLTVNVSVTHLLHSFLLLDACETMLSAHQYRSEVQRRPWTQTEGKYVAPDESAYLMQQVHGNMLVNIQPGQIRTFLAALKAFSLPPASRVHQ; this is encoded by the exons ATGCAGCATTCAGAGTTGCGCGTAGCCCTGCCTCCTGGCGGCCACCTAATGACCCTGGAGGGCACAGAAGACAACCGGACTCTGGTTCGCATCGAAAACATCCACCAGGACCTCACCGTCAACGTGTCCGTCACG CACCTGCTGCACTCGTTCCTGCTCCTAGATGCCTGTGAGACGATGCTGTCGGCACATCAGTACCGCAGCGAGGTGCAGCGGCGTCCGTGGACACAAACAGAAGGAAAGTATGTGGCTCCCGACGAGTCTGCCTACCTCATGCAGCAGGTGCACGGAAACATGCTGGTCAACATCCAGCCAGGACAAATCCGCACATTCTTAGCAGCACTCAAGGCTTTCAGCCTACCACCAGCCTCCAGGGTGCACCAGTGA